A region of Dictyostelium discoideum AX4 chromosome 1 chromosome, whole genome shotgun sequence DNA encodes the following proteins:
- the manC gene encoding hypothetical protein, protein MFYKTFGFLFIYLIILISGTLSQKEIDSSNEQPVIEVFLVPHSHCDVGWLKTVEQYYTENVTLILNNVIETLTKDKSKKFNWAEIIYFERWWNDQNETLQNQVKQLISNKQFYFVGGGWTQNDEAITDYQAVINQMTLGHQFLFNQFGIKPEIGWQIDPFGPSTLTPTLFKLMGFKYHVINRIDERIKYIFNATEMNIPESGIMTIEREFEFLWYPSSNNPNISIFTHVLDHHYESPSLTIVDYEIPNLTYTSGFDFEGNPKINPPITILNLRFRADLLVKIIKERIDLFRHNNLLLPFGGDFRFQDSKIEFNNMDKLIKFINSNQKTYGVNIKYSTVDEYFEKVIQDTNINWKEDTTTTTTTTIPIGGDEFPKLSNLDYFDYTKCDYNDYQKYKTCSLYYSGFFSSYSELKQISRQSDSLLRIGEFLYSFANLISNNNNNDDDDDDDNDFNIQLKEISNILVQHRNVSGILTHHDAITGTAKTKVRDDYLLMLNQVQSNTMNNVIPNIVGYLLSNKSIQNFDYSCNNTIIMNSPQIGDIFSISFTNSLGWDRSEYIQIQLPPSTIVTVYNYNLISIQSQIVQRFDKDNQTFLYFNVETPSLGISTYFIIITSTNDDNVDDDVDKVFGDDELLIYLLKNGILSKPILSEISEISELSSSSSSSSSSSSSQITIGNSKFNLNFNYLNENYNLLTLTSFDDLIENEYSIPITQNYIEYISGNDNSYIFKPSGLPVNLKPESPKFYKVTGSLVQMITILYTNNCSQTYIVYNSTTTTTTTTTTTTTTNNDDSPPLELINDEQYFEIDNIVAAGWNKEIGSQFSSESINNDKTFYTSNGLELIERNYKSLFNDTTEFNMIAGNYYPVINTIQILDNKSKKQLTILTKQSFGASSQNNGELNLLFIRRSTDQFVTLNETMNDISNPLIKIKVLFGNSNSIENIRTPHSLLLENPLLPIYSIVSDITIDKWISIYNTVFKPFKTSLPYNLHLLTFTKQQQQQQQDFNEDNPLDYFIRFLNIYEISQSESFSQPIEFKLTNYFNNFNITNIRESSLTFNSIINNNTNSIILNPLNLISLIITISKN, encoded by the exons ATGTTTTATAAAacatttggttttttatttatttatttaattattttaattagtgGTACTCTTTCTCAAAAAGAAATAGATAGTAGTAATGAACAACCAGTTATTGAAGTTTTCTTAGTACCACATAGTCATTGTGATGTTGGTTGGCTTAAAACAGTTGAACAATATTATACTGAAAATGTAACATTAATTCTTAATAATGTCATTGAAACTTTAACAaaagataaatcaaaaaaatttaattgggCTGAAAT aatttattttgaaaggTGGTGGAATGATCAAAATGAAACTTTACAAAATCAagttaaacaattaatttcaaataaacaattttattttgtaggTGGTGGATGGACACAAAATGATGAAGCAATAACGGATTATCAAGCAGTAATTAATCAAATGACATTAGGAcatcaatttcttttcaatCAATTTGGAATTAAACCAGAGATTGGTTGGCAAATTGATCCATTTGGACCATCAACTTTAACAccaacattatttaaattaatggGTTTTAAATATCATGTTATTAATAGAATTGATGaaagaataaaatatattttcaatgcAACTGAAATGAATATTCCAGAATCTGGTATAATGACAATAGAAagagaatttgaatttttatggTACCCATCttcaaataatccaaatatttcaatatttactCATGTTTTAGATCATCATTATGAATCACCATc tttaacAATTGTAGATTATGAAATACCAAATTTAACATATACATCAggatttgattttgaaggTAATCCTAAAATTAATCCaccaattacaattttaaatcttaGATTTAGAGCAGATTTATTAGTAaagattattaaagaaagaattgatttatttagacataataatcttttattaccatttggAGGTGATTTTAGATTTCAAGATTcaaaaatagaatttaataatatggataaattaattaaatttataaattcaaatcaaaaaactTATGgtgtaaatataaaatattcaaCTGTTGatgaatattttgaaaaagtaaTACAAGATACCAATATTAATTGGAAGGAggatacaacaacaacaacgacaacaacaataccaattggtggtgatgaattcccaaaattatcaaatttagattattttgattatacGAAATGTGATTATAATGATTATCAAAAGTATAAAACATGTTCATTATATTATAGTGGTTTCTTTAGTTCTTATTCAGAATTGAAACAAATTTCAAGACAATCTGATAGTTTATTAAGAATTGGTgaatttttatattcatttgcaaatttaatatcaaataataataataatgatgatgatgatgatgatgataatgattttaatattcaattaaaagaaatttctaATATATTAGTTCAACATAGAAATGTTAGTGGAATACTTACACATCATGATGCAATTACAGGTACAGCTAAAACTAAAGTTAGAGAtgattatcttttaatgttGAATCAAGTACAATCGAATACAATGAATAATGTAATTCCTAATATTGTTGGATAtctattatcaaataaatcaattcaaaattttgaTTACTCTTGTAATAATACAATCATTATGAATTCACCACAAATTGGtgatatattttcaatttcatttacaaATAGTTTAGGATGGGATCGTTCAGAAtatattcaaattcaattaccaCCTTCAACCATTGTAACagtttataattataatttgatttcAATTCAATCTCAAATAGTTCAAAGATTTGATAAAGATAATCAAacatttctttattttaatgTTGAAACACCATCATTAGGTATTTCAACttatttcattataattACTTCAACCAATGATGacaatgttgatgatgatgttgataaagtatttggtgatgatgaattattaatatatcttttaaaaaatggaattTTAAGTAAACCTATTTTATCAGAGATTAGTGAAATTTCagaattatcatcatcatcatcatcgtcatcgtcatcatcatcgtcacaAATTACAATCGGAAATtcgaaatttaatttaaatttcaattatttaaatgaaaattataatctTTTAACTTTAACAAgttttgatgatttaattgaaaatgaatattcAATACCAATTACACAAAATTATATAGAATATATTAGTGGTAATGATAATTCGTATATATTTAAACCAAGTGGTTTACCAGTTAATTTAAAACCAGAATCTcctaaattttataaagttACAGGTTCATTAGTTCAAATGATTACAATtttatatacaaataattgtTCACAAACTTATATAGTttataattcaacaacaacaacaacaacaacaactactactactactactaccaacAATGATGATTCACCACcattagaattaataaatgatgaaCAATactttgaaattgataatattgttgCAGCAGGTTGGAATAAAGAAATTGGTAGTCAATTTAGTAGcgaatcaattaataatgataaaacttTCTATACTAGTAATGGtttagaattaattgaaagaaattataaatcattatttaatgatacaACAGAATTTAATATGATTGCTGGTAATTATTATCCAGTGATTAAtacaattcaaattttagataataaatcaaaaaaacaattaacaaTATTAACAAAACAAAGTTTTGGTGCAAGTAGTCAAAATAAtggtgaattaaatttactttttataaGAAGATCCACTGATCAATTTGTAACACTTAATGAAACAATGAATGATATTTCCAAtcctttaattaaaattaaagtattatttggtaattcaaattcaattgaaaatattagaaCACCacattcattattattagagaatccattattaccaatttattcaattgtTTCCGATATTACAATAGATAAATGGATATCAATTTATAATACAGTATTTAAACCATTTAAAACTTCATTACCTTataatttacatttattaacatttacaaaacaacaacaacaacaacaacaagatttCAATGAAGATAATCCTTTGGATTATTTCATTaggtttttaaatatatatgaaATTTCTCAAAGTGAATCATTTTCACAACCaatagaatttaaattaacaaattattttaataattttaatattacaaatattaGAGAATCTTCATTaacttttaattcaattattaataataataccaattcaataattttaaatccattaaatttaatttccttaattattacaattagtaaaaattaa